Within the Eucalyptus grandis isolate ANBG69807.140 chromosome 1, ASM1654582v1, whole genome shotgun sequence genome, the region TGGacttttatattataattttcctaatgccatttgcattttgaaaaaccccTTTCAGTTAAagtcatttgcattttcctaaagactttccccaaaagtctaaCCAAACGTACCCCTAGACTCATTGAATAACACGAGATACTACCATCTTTTACTTGTTAGTAAATGTATGAATCAATTAGCAATGCAtatatcaaatcatataaaatAACTATGTAGAATCTTAATTGGGAACACAATGACATTTGCGGCTTGTAGATTTCACAATAGGAGTGAACACTAGTCCCAATTCAATTTGAGAACCAGCCCGTATCGATCAAATCAAGGCCAATTCTCAAATGAACCAAGTAGGCTCAAGGGTAAAATACCTAACAAACCGACCAAAGCCTAGGCTAACCCTCTAAATCGGCGATGATCTTGAGCTCATAACATGTGTTGACATGTATGCATTGTAACGAAAGATTGCATGTAACAGATGTTGACGCGTATGCATTGTCAAAAAAGATTGCAAAGATCACTAATGAAGGCAGTTTTGGGACAAAATTTCCGGGTCACGATAATTCGTGAGACAAGTTAATTAGAAGCAAGTGCATAACGTGGCTACAAGTTCGGTAATACTAACcctattattaaataaaaatctagACTTACAGCAAAAGAGATTCAACCCCGGATGGCTCAAAGAGCCTTGAACTGCTTCTTCAACCATTTTGCTAAGGGAACCTAATGCTCCATCTATGCCAAAATAAAACTTATTATATCTTTAAAAATGCGGGAAACACTTACTACCCAAATCCCGAATCTGTTTGGATACAGCCGATTTAGTTCCGAACCAGTTCCAAAGGTCCCAATTTAATTCCTGATTCAGaactaaccattttcaagtATATTCCAAGTTTCTATTGGCGATCGACCTACCTTGAAACTGAGCACCCCGATTTCACAATACAATATGCCCCGAGATTTAGAGGGTAATCATATTAGAGTTCCAAAACTATGGCCAATCTCATATATTCGTACGGTTTGTACTTCCAATACGCAtcacaagaaaatcaaagaccgtaaaagaaaaaaagacagcactttctttttttgttggaagTCCAAATCCCACTGATTGGAGTATAACATAGGACAGGCATCCCTCAAAATTTCTTCTATTGAAATAGTATTGAGGTACCTCAAACCAACAAAGTAACTTCAATGCTATCTTTTCTACACCGGTCAAAGCATGAAATTCTCCTTGCAATGATCGGGCTATTTCATTCTAGCTAAACACGGGAGTTCCATCAACCCAATAAAATGGAGCAATCGAGTAAATCAAGAAGGAATGCATGAAGAAGGTACAGCCCTATTGTGCTTCATCCATGGGATCGTTATGATTACAAGATTGAGATTTTAAGTTCTTGTCGTCACGCCTTGAATCATCTGAGTCACTTGATTTAGACACGGAATCTTCGAGAGCCtcgagaaaagaaagaacagtaaACTTGTCTGCAAGAAGAGAGAACACATTATCTAGTTCCTGTGCAACTGAAAGGGGAGCAGATATCAAATCAAGTCACGACTAAATTTCATGCAAATCCATTAGTAACAAAATCACATGTCCTTCACATAGGCAAAACTTTTTGGTTCAACACTCCTTCAAAAGTCCGatcaacaaataaataaatagaaagaacgAGACTGCTCCAATGCATATAGATCAGACCTAGAGGATCAGAACAACCCAGTATCTAATCATGCACATAAAAGTAGAAGAGGATATGGCTTTGAAAACTTGATATGACCATCTCTTATACTGTAATGAGTCATGTTAACAAGTAGTGCCCAAAGGGCACTAGTCACTTAAGAGTGGAAATGACATTTTTTGAAACACTAAGAGAATGGAAGAATTACAGATTTTAATAAAGTCAAAGCACATTCAAAAAGGCTTAACAAATTGCCTTATCAAGGCACTCTTTAACAGTTTCGTAATGTAGTTTCAAGCAAATATTAGCATCCAGAAGAAGGAAATTCACTTTTTCTTAACATGGCCAAAACATTTTGCCTATCCTTCCATCAGATATCCCTCAAAGTCAAAGAACCCAAACAAATTCTAGATGAGCTGCGTCTAAAAAACATGAAATGAAAAAACCAGCACTTCGTGTTAACTTCAACACGGAGTTAGAAAACcaacccccccccaaaaaagaaaaaagaaaaaagaaaaattgcagtTAGACAAAATGTTCCCTGCAGGAGTACTTACATTTGGTTGAGTCAATCTCAAACTGAGACAGATCTATCTGTCCCGTACGAAGCACCTGAAAACAAGAACCCGAGAATCAACTACATTTGGATAATCTCTGGGAAAGCATCAGAACTGAGgaaaaaataatccaaattCTCACATAAGAAAAGGAATCCACTTGTTGGCGAAAAGGAGGACTCTGAAACAGCTCCATAATTTCCTCAGGAGACCACTGCCCCTGCAAACTCATGACAGTTCAAGAGGTGTCTAAACAGAATACAAGAGCAAGGACACAAAAAGTAAGGATCACAAGTACCTCAGGTAAGTATGAAGCTAAGCGCTGTTCAAATGGCAATGTGCATATTAATGGCATGATCAAATCTGGCTTCAAAATGTCCCCAAGCCCGAACCCTATCGTGTTGAAGCAAAGCGATATCAAAGGTTTTAATTGATCAAGACAAAACAAGATAAAGATTTGTGCCAGGCCTTTCTATGCTGTTGCACATATGAACACACTCAAAAATTCAGGAATAGATGCAGATATAGACAAGTCTGGCAGAGGAAATAACATAAAGCTGTGAAAGGGCAGAACTCATCAACTGATCCACTAGTTACAAGACTAAGTGGTTAAGAACCATAAGTTAAGTCGCCAGACTGCTTTCCTGCACCTTAACTTTCTGATACAATATCAAAAAGCAGGGGCTTAACTTAAAATCAATATAGGATTAACTTTGTCAAATATTAGCTTATCGTTCACTCTCtttccactaaaaaaaaaaaaaaaaaaaacacagttAACAcaatttaaaaacattaaatctTAGTGTAAATTTCAGAAATGCTGGATGCAATGGCCgaaaacaaaaactaacatatcAAACACTATATCCGACTTTCTACTTGTAAGGAACATTAGAGCTGTTGGCACAACGAAGAACTTTCACTGACAagtcataaaaaggaaaaaaaagtcacCTCCATCTGGATCTCCAGCATTATCTGCAGATCATGAATGGATATAAGAGCTCATAGCAACAAAAAGAATATGGAGAACAAAAACACCAGGAAAACTTGTTTAAGGACAGATGCTACACCTCCAGGTTCAATGCTACTGAGAATCCTTTTCAATTCTGCCCATGATACTGCTCCAACAGAGGGAGGAATACTATTATCAGTTACTTCAGCAGTCGAACCAGGTCCAGCTCTGTAAACGATAAATATAAGCCACATAAAACCAATCACAAACCAAAATCCAACAAGAGTAGCTTGATCAGCCTTACCGAACTTCTTTTAGTATAGCAGGAAGATACAAAGGATGGACAGGTTACCTTGATGAGATGTCATCTTCAACCATATCCTCTGAGTCTTGAAGAGGAACGGTTTCCTCAggcccatcatcatcatcagggAGCTCTATTATACAACAAAAGGCAGTTAATTTACTTTCTTAAAAATCACCGAGCATTCAATACGAATTGGACAAATTGATTTCTCtgagaaaaattaatcaaatggacTAAGGATTTGGGAAACACATAGTACTTGCATAAAAAGCAAACAAATCCAAGCAGTTAGGGATCCCATGCTGAAATTTACTTGAACCACAGGATATAAATACCATATATACACTCTGCCTGAGAACATAATTCCCTGAACATGTCTAAGATAGGGAGTTAGGTGGAGAGCAATGCCACACATAGGCGAAACCAACAGCACGACTACATGGCATAATTTCATCATCTAAAATGCAAACACAAGACTTTGGCAATGCGCCTAGTCCAGCAGTTATAAAATGATGCCTATAAAAAGTATATCAAGGGTTGAGAACATATTCATTCCATTTTAAAGCTGGCTACACACATTTAGAACGTAAAAACACTTAAAGATGGATAGAAgaggggaaggaggagaaggggaTGTTGGTTTGAATTAAAACGAAGGATAGAGCATGCAGGAATGAGATAAAATGCGAAGAACTTCTCTTGCCATGGTTACAGCAGTGGCTGTAATCCCATCAATGGATCACAGAAGAACTCTGTTATTTATAGTGGTCACTAAAACTATGACATTAATCACTACATGTAGATACATATTGTGAATCATAAGACAAATCGACCTATAAAGAGTAACTAACCAAGGGCCGTGAAGCCCACAGTTAACCACAACCTTACATTAGTAAGAATTGCCAACTCAACCAacccatttatttcattttgaaatgcaGAAAAATCTCTATTTCAAGGGAAATGAACAACTAGATATCCAGATAGAGACCAATCCCAAGTGTAGTCAAAGGCAAAAGGCGCACTTCAGGCGCTATGCCACAAAACACCTCAGGCCGGAAGAGCAAAAAAAAGTACTCGCCTGAGTGAAGCAAGGCACATTAATTAAAAGATATAAGTAATGACAGTCTTTTAGCAAAGACGAACATTTAAGCTTATATCAAATTGCTTTACAGATCACTCATAAACTTCATAATCCCTCCTAATACTTTCTATCCTTCTTTACCACCATTAGGCCAAGTCCTTGTTCTATTTCTTTGTATCTCCAACTGCAAAAGCGCCTGATTACACAATGTCTGACATTGGACCAACTCACAAATTTTCAAGATACAAAATCTGGATTAGCATAGCACATACCAATTGGTTGGTTGATGTAGAAGTTGACAGAGTTACACAATTGTGCATCACCTTCAGCATTAGGCTCCTGAAAGCAAAAATAACCCGTAATAATCTAAAGACCTTGTGAATGTTCATGATCGGATTAttgtaaaaggaaagaaatgacaTTAAGGAACCTGCATCCAAAAGAAGAACTTCCTGTCATCACTATTGAACTTCAAGATGTAAACCCTCCCTGAAGCTTGATTCACCTAAGATGTCATGCCAGAAAGATAATAAGATTACTGCATAACAAAGCCATCAAACATTCTATTTTACAAATGTAATGAGAAAAGTATGCCTCCACACACAAGAATCCTGCATAGCAATGTCTGGAGAGGGCCAACTGCACCCAGACAAGGCTGCCTCTTTTAATAGTGGGAGCGACCTTTACCATTGCGCGAAGGTGCAGCATTCAACCAAATTACAGCTTTTAAAAACGAGGGGGAAAGAAAGGAGGGGGCGAGGGGGAGGGGGCAGAGTAGGACAGGGAGGACGAAATGCTTGAAAAAGGTTAAGAGAACTAGAATACCTTCTCAAACACTGCTTCCTCTGGAAAGATAATCTGATCCTGAGATATACTTTGTGAAGGGACTTCAAGAAAAGAATAGACAGACCATGGACGAATAGCAACCATGTAATGACAATGCTGAAGACTAAAGTGACGAAGACAaacaaaggaaataaatgaatgaaaaggAATCAGGACACCTGAAACAATGAACTAATTATCACTTAATGACAGAATTTCCTGGTTTGGGTGTTATAGGTGAAAAGGTCGCACAGGATAAGGGTGTAACCTTTAAAACTCTCTTTCCAGATAAATTTCTATAGACAATATCCTCATAACCGACAGCACGTGCACACCGAAAGCAATTAACATTCACAGTTATTTCACCCAAGACGCACTAAGAGCTGACTATTTGTTAACCTACTCAACTGTCAAGTGCATTATGCCCGTTCTGCTGGTTTTACTGAATCCATCAGAGAACTGCCAATAGCCTCTGAAATTTGCCGATACCGTGGAAACAGCATTAGGAAAATCCACCTCACTCAATAATGTCATAAATGAGATGACTTTTCCATAGCCAGGACTGTCTCACTATACCACAAACGATTTAAGTCTTCGGCTCATCTTTCCATTTATGTCCCTTTTACTTGACTCAAAATATCGCTAAACTTAATGACAAGACGCTACTGAACATCACCATtagcaataaaaaaaagtgcCAACTGTAGTTATAGTATTTATTAACTTCAAATTTTCACTTCCTCAGTCCTTCCTTAGTTGGTAGAGAAACATTGCTTAGGCAAACTGTTACAATGGAACAGTACATAACATGACTACTTAACTTCATCATTTGATGTTACAGTACTCAACTCGACTACTTAAATCCAGCAACGGAAAAATCTATCAGCCCAGACAAAATCCTCAGCACACTTTTGCATAATAAGCACGTCAAATTCACTACTGATAACCAGAAATTCTTTCTAATCTGAGCAATCTTTCCAACAGCGATGCGGATAGAGCATTCACTCCGGCAACAGCATGATGTTGGCGCTTCCAACAAGATCTGGGATCTGGATATAACGAAAGAATGATACACTTGCCCGAGAAGAATGAACATAAATCTGCATAAAACGtttcttcaagatgagtatttttcatgaataaatggcCAAAGTAATGCTATTCCACACTCCTTACTGCAGTCAGTAGCCATCAACATTTAAAAGTCTCTcctcactttcttcttcctctacccAATCCCAGATCAGGAGAGAAAATACCCTCGGCACTAAAATGAATACCGTGGAGCAAACAACAGACCACCAACATGTTCGTCCAAAAGATTAAGAAGTGAGTAAAAACACCTCCGCAGATTAGTTT harbors:
- the LOC104435884 gene encoding 26S proteasome regulatory subunit RPN13, translated to MLEFRAGKMRLEGTRVVPDARKGLVRIARGEEGLMHFQWLDRTLNVLEDDQIIFPEEAVFEKVNQASGRVYILKFNSDDRKFFFWMQEPNAEGDAQLCNSVNFYINQPIELPDDDDGPEETVPLQDSEDMVEDDISSRAGPGSTAEVTDNSIPPSVGAVSWAELKRILSSIEPGDNAGDPDGGFGLGDILKPDLIMPLICTLPFEQRLASYLPEGQWSPEEIMELFQSPPFRQQVDSFSYVLRTGQIDLSQFEIDSTKYKFTVLSFLEALEDSVSKSSDSDDSRRDDKNLKSQSCNHNDPMDEAQ